One region of Ananas comosus cultivar F153 linkage group 9, ASM154086v1, whole genome shotgun sequence genomic DNA includes:
- the LOC109715646 gene encoding chlorophyll a-b binding protein CP29.1, chloroplastic-like: protein MASAASASPFLGTRLAEPVQTRGRFAARFGFGKKKSAPKKKATSGGTDRPLWYPGAKAPEWLDGSLVGDYGFDPFGLGKPAEYLQFELDSLDQNLAKNSAGDVIGTRSETADVKSTPFQPYSEVFGLQRFRECELIHGRWAMLATLGALAVESLTGVTWQDAGKVELVDGSSYLGLPLPFSITTLIWIEVLVIGYIEFQRNAELDPEKRLYPGGKYFDPLGLASDPEKKETLQLAEIKHARLAMVAFLGFAVQAAVTGKGPLNNWATHLSDPLHTTIFDTFSSSSSSSS, encoded by the exons ATGGCCTCCGCCGCATCAGCCTCGCCGTTCCTGGGAACCCGGCTCGCGGAGCCGGTTCAGACCCGGGGCCGGTTCGCGGCGCGGTTCGGGTTCGGAAAGAAGAAATCGGCCCCGAAAAAGAAAGCCACGTCGGGGGGCACGGACCGGCCGCTGTGGTACCCGGGCGCGAAGGCGCCGGAGTGGCTGGACGGCTCGCTGGTCGGCGACTACGGCTTCGACCCCTTCGGCCTGGGCAAGCCGGCCGAGTACTTGCAGTTCGAGCTGGATTCGCTGGACCAGAATTTGGCCAAGAACTCGGCCGGCGACGTCATCGGCACGCGTTCCGAGACCGCCGACGTCAAGTCGACGCCCTTCCAGCCCTACAGCGAGGTCTTCGGCCTGCAGCGCTTCCGCGAGTGCGAGCTCATCCACGGCCGCTGGGCCATGCTCGCCACCCTCGGCGCCCTTGCCGTCGAGTCCCTCACCGGCGTCACCTGGCAGGACGCCGGCAAG gttGAGTTGGTGGATGGATCTTCGTACCTCGGCCTCCCTCTTCCTTTCTCCATCACTACGCTGATATGGATCGAGGTTCTGGTCATCGGGTACATCGAGTTCCAGCGGAACGCCGAGCTGGACCCCGAGAAGAGGCTGTATCCCGGGGGGAAGTACTTCGACCCGCTGGGCCTCGCCTCCGACCCGGAGAAGAAGGAAACCTTGCAGCTGGCCGAGATCAAGCACGCCCGCCTCGCCATGGTCGCCTTCCTGGGCTTCGCCGTCCAAGCCGCCGTCACCGGCAAGGGCCCGCTAAACAACTGGGCTACTCACCTCAGTGACCCCCTCCACACCACCATCTTCgacaccttctcctcctcctcctcctcctcttcctaa
- the LOC109715752 gene encoding chlorophyll a-b binding protein CP29.1, chloroplastic-like: MASAASASPFLGTRLAEPVQTRGRFAARFGFGKKKSAPKKKATSGGTDRPLWYPGAKAPEWLDGSLVGDYGFDPFGLGKPAEYLQFELDSLDQNLAKNSAGDVIGTRSETADVKSTPFQPYSEVFGLQRFRECELIHGRWAMLATLGALAVESLTGVTWQDAGKVELVDGSSYLGLPLPFSITTLIWIEVLVIGYIEFQRNAELDPEKRLYPGGKYFDPLGLASDPEKKETLQLAEIKHARLAMVAFLGFAVQAAVTGKGPLNNWATHLSDPLHTTIFDTFSSSSSSSS; the protein is encoded by the exons ATGGCCTCCGCCGCATCAGCCTCGCCGTTCCTGGGAACCCGGCTCGCGGAGCCGGTTCAGACCCGGGGCCGGTTCGCGGCGCGGTTCGGGTTCGGAAAGAAGAAATCGGCCCCGAAAAAGAAAGCCACGTCGGGGGGCACGGACCGGCCGCTGTGGTACCCGGGCGCGAAGGCGCCGGAGTGGCTGGACGGCTCGCTGGTCGGCGACTACGGCTTCGACCCCTTCGGCCTGGGCAAGCCGGCCGAGTACTTGCAGTTCGAGCTGGATTCGCTGGACCAGAATTTGGCCAAGAACTCGGCCGGCGACGTCATCGGCACGCGTTCCGAGACCGCCGACGTCAAGTCCACGCCCTTCCAGCCCTACAGCGAGGTCTTCGGCCTGCAGCGCTTCCGCGAGTGCGAGCTCATCCACGGCCGCTGGGCCATGCTCGCCACCCTCGGCGCCCTTGCCGTCGAGTCCCTCACCGGCGTCACCTGGCAGGACGCCGGCAAG gtTGAGTTGGTGGATGGATCTTCGTACCTTGGCCTCCCTCTTCCTTTCTCCATCACTACGCTGATATGGATCGAGGTTCTGGTCATCGGGTACATCGAGTTCCAGCGGAACGCCGAGCTGGACCCCGAGAAGAGGCTGTATCCCGGGGGGAAGTACTTCGACCCGCTGGGCCTGGCGTCCGACCCGGAGAAGAAGGAAACCTTGCAGCTGGCCGAGATCAAGCACGCCCGCCTCGCCATGGTCGCCTTCCTGGGCTTCGCCGTCCAAGCCGCCGTCACCGGCAAGGGCCCGCTAAACAACTGGGCTACTCACCTCAGTGACCCCCTCCACACCACCATCTTCgacaccttctcctcctcctcctcctcctcttcctaa
- the LOC109715863 gene encoding protein THYLAKOID FORMATION1, chloroplastic — protein sequence MAAVSSLSLPFLRHSSEWKPSIPVPRSRSNPAIGFVLRLRPEKWSSRMVVRCVAAALSDVPPTVAETKMNFLKSYKRPIPSIYNSVLQELLVQQHLMRYKRTYQYDPVFALGFVTVYEKLMEGYPSSNDQDAIFRAYIQALNEDPEQYRRDAQKLEEWARTQDANSLVAFSSRDGEIENMLKSISQRAQGKGNFSYSRFFAVGLFRLLELANATEPSILEKLCAALNINKRSVDRDLDVYRNLLSKLVQAKELLKEYVDREKKKREERVEPQTSNEAVTKCIADVHVASR from the exons atggCCGCGGTGTCGTCCCTGTCCCTTCCCTTTCTCCGCCACAGCTCGGAGTGGAAACCCTCGATCCCGGTTCCTCGGTCCCGCAGCAATCCCGCTATAGGGTTTGTGCTTCGATTACGACCAGAGAAGTGGAGCTCGCGCATGGTGGTGCGATGTGTTGCGGCGGCCCTAAGCG ATGTTCCACCTACTGTAGCTGAGACCAAGATGAACTTCCTCAAATCATATAAGCGTCCAATTCCAAGCATTTACAATAGCGTGTTACAAGAACTCCTGGTGCAGCAACATCTAATGAGATACAAAAGGACCTATCAATATGACCCTGTCTTTGCACTTGGCTTTGTCACCGTCTATGAAAAACTTATGGAAGGTTATCCTAGCAGCAACGACCAAGATGCCATTTTTAGAGCATACATACAGGCCTTAAACGAAGATCCTGAGCAATACAG ACGTGATGCACAAAAATTGGAAGAGTGGGCACGTACTCAAGATGCTAACTCATTGGTAGCATTCTCATCTAGAGACGGCGAAATCGAAAATATGTTAAAAAGTATTTCCCAAAGGGCCCAGGGTAAAGGAAATTTCAGCTATAGCCGGTTCTTTGCAGTTGGACTATTTCGTCTGCTTGAGCTAGCAAATGCAACAGAACCGTCAATCTTAGAGAAG CTTTGTGCTGCCTTAAACATTAATAAAAGAAGTGTGGATAGGGATCTTGATGTGTATCGGAACCTTCTCTCAAAATTAGTTCAAGCCAAGGAGCTTCTGAAGGAATATGTAGACAG agaaaagaagaaaagagaagaaagagtgGAACCGCAGACGTCTAATGAAGCCGTCACAAAATGTATTGCTGATGTTCATGTTGCGAGTCGATAA